The nucleotide window TCGGAGGGGGACGCATACCAGGAGATCGTCGGCCACGACGCAGTTGTCGACGGCGAGGGCAGGATGACCGTGGTCGGCAGGTTCAAGAACAACCTCTCGCTCGAAGGGGCCATCGTCTGGAGGCTGCTCGCGGACGGCACCCTCGACCCTGAGTTCAACAACAGGGACAAGGGACTGTACGGGTTCGTCGACATCCTCGAGCCTGGATACCATCAGGACGCTTTAGACGTCGCGATCGACCCGCAGGGCCGCCTGGTCGTGGGTGGCGTAGGAAATCTCGCTGCAGAGGAGGAGAGAGGCGACTATTTCTTCGGCATGGTCTGGAGGCTCATCGTGGACGAAAAGGCGATGACGGTGGAGCTCGATCAGGAGTTCGGCGGCGGGAAGGAGGGCGGCTGGGCCCAGTGCATGCTGGTGGAGGATTCCTATGTGGATTCTATCGCCATCGACGCCCAGGGCCGCATCCTGTTCGCGGGTGCAATGCCGAACGAACCCTTTTTCGGGAAATACGAATTCGTGATCGGCCGGCTCACCGCGGACGGAGAGCTCGACGAGACATTCGGGGAGGAAGGGATAGTCCGCTACAGGGGCAACGAGATCAACGACGAATATGCGGCCGACATCACGGTCGATGCTTCGGGCAAGATAGTCGCGGTCGGAATGCAGAGGAACCGCGCAGTGCTGCGCCGCTTACTCGAGAACGGAAGCCCGGACCCCACGTTCGGCTCAGGCGGCGTGGTCACATACACAGGGGGGTTCGGATCGGATGCAGCTATCCGCGTGATGATCGACGACATGGGGCGCCTGATTCTTGCCGGCCAGTCCACGAACAGCGAAGGGGAGCCGCTCGACATGTCGATCTGGCGATATAAATGAATGCCGTACCTTCGCCTTCCTTTCCTTTATGTCAGACGGAGCGGATTTTGGTCTGTCAGACGGAGCGGATTTTGGTCCAGACGTTAATTTGTCTCTTGCTTGGCAATGAATCATGATGATTTTGTCATCCGCAGCGGCTTGGCTTGATCTTCCGCAGTTCAGAATTGTCCTTCAACTGATCGGAGAGAGGCAAAAAACACCTCATAGAAGCCCTTCAGATAGACCTCCACCCTCTTGCAAAAGTTGATGACACTAAGGGAGTTGTTCGCAACTGCGGGGAAGGCTATCCCGGCGCGCTCGTCATGCGGATGAGTCTCGCATCGGTCGCTTTTCTGCCGAGTTTTTCACAGAGCTCGCGATACTTGCTCAGGACCCACTCCGGGTTGCCGATAAAGTGCGTGTGGGAGATGTTTATTTCCCTCCGATGCGCCATTATTGACTCGACGATGGCTCGATACTCGTTCTGTCGCTCCAGCGGAGTTTTCCCCAGATCAAGATAAGAAGGAGCCGGACTGATCAGCGCATCGGCCTTGCCATAAGCGTAGTACTGGTAAGACGACCATTGGTTCTTTCGGGGATGCGACACCTTCCTGGCCCTGTGTTGATTGAGATCGGCATAGCCCATGACCGTAAGCATGTGCTCGTCCGACTCGATCATGGGAGACTTGAATCGATCCATCACCACCTGTCCCCGTCTCTTGAGCTGCTTGTTGACGATCCTGGCGAACTGGCTGTTCACGACCCTGAAGAAGGCTGAGAATTTCTCTTTGTTTTCAAGGTGTCCCGTCAGGTGGGGGTGGTTGTCCATAAAGTTGTAGGAGTAGAACTGAATACCGTACTTATCCTTATACTTGAGTAAAAGGTCATAATACGCGCTTTTGGCCCACTCCCATTGAATCAGCCAGTCCTTGTTGTGGCACTGCCAGGTGACGTGGAAGCAGGCATCATCGCAAATGATCTCGTATCTTGGAAGGTAGGCCATGACCCTTGCTATAAGCAAACAGCATGCCAAACGAGCCCCCAAATAAACCCCATAAAACAGGTGTTATAAGATAATGGAGTTGAGGGGGTGCTGCGTTTTTGTGCACCCTGACCAATTACGCTCCGTCTGACGCTCGGGGAGTGCGGGGACGAAACTGCTCACCTCACAAGGTAGTAATCTATTGTGGAGACCACGCGGACCTTCTTGTCTATGTATCTGGATTCGGAGACCGACTCGTTCCCGTCGCGGGGCAGTATCATGAACATCCCCTGGTAGGCGCGCTTTATCTTGCCCAGCCCGCTCTTGGAGTCCTTGGCGAACTGCTCGGCGGCTCTCCGCGCGTTCGCGGTGGCCTCGACGATCATAGCCGGTTTCACATCGTTGAGCCTCGTGAAGATGTACTTAGGCCCGGTTCCGCCCTCCGCGTATTCCTGCTCCAGCACCACGCCCCTGCGCACAAGCTCGCCGGTGGCCCTGCTGGTCGCGTCGAGCAGATCGACCTTGCCGCTCCGCACGCCGACCGCCCCCTTCACTATGTAGCGGCTCTGCGAAGCCCCCTCCCCGCGGTACTGCTGGGCCAGGAGGTCGATCACCTCGGTCCTGCCGACCGCCATATCCTCCTCCGCCAGCCCCTTCTCCCTGAGAAATGTGAGGACCAGCCCCTGATCTTTCTCTATTTTGGCCTGCGCGGCCTCCAGCGAGTCGGAGGTAGCGACGAAGCGCACGGTCCAGATGGCGAGGTCTGCCCTCACATCCTGCTCGGCCAGCCCCTTCACCGTCACTACCCGGTCGGCCATCCTGCTCATGTAGAACCCCCTGCCCGCGAAGAACCCCCCTGCCGCGATGCCAGCCGCCACTATGGCCGCGGCAAGAATCATCGCTCCCCGCCTGTCCGCCGTCTTCTCCATCTTGCACCTCCCCCCGCATCGCGGAACAGGCAGAATAGAACAGATGAGCGTAAAAAAAGCAAATTCTCGTGGCGGCAGTAAGAGAGGTCCTGAAGTCGTTAACTTTGCTCCGTCTGACTGTGCTCGTGACTGTGCTCTGATATTTTGCTCCGTCTGACTGTGCTACTCCGTCTGTGCTCTGATATTTTGCTCCGTCTGACTGTGCTAGAGCAGGATGGGCTGGGCGGGGACAGCGGGAAAGGGGAGTGAAGAAGCGGTTGCATTCTGCCAAAATTGGAATTATCTTATTGAAAATCAACGAAAGGGGGAAAGATATGGAGACTCAGCTAATGACGTGGAAGGATGCAATAGTGCAGGCCCTCCAAAGCTTCCTGAACAAAGTGGTGGCGGTCGTCCCGAACATCATTGCAGCGATCGTGGTCCTATTCATCGGCCTGCTCATCGCCAACCTGCTGGGCCACATGGCAAGAAAGCTCATCGACCTCACCAAGCTGGACACCTTCCTCCAGAAGACTGTCGGGCTCTCCAAGCTCAAGGAACGTGGCATGGAGATCACCGCCTCGTCCCTGGTCGGGTGGGTTGTCAAATGGTTCTTCATCATCGTGACGTTCATCGCGGTGGCCGACATCCTCAAGTGGCCGCAGATAACCAGCTTCTTCGAGGCGGTAGCACTCTATATCCCGAACGTCATCATCTCGGTCCTGATACTGCTGGTCGGATTCATCCTGGGCGGCGGGCTCAAGGACCTGGTCATAAAGGCGGTCAGGGCCTCCAGCCTCCCGGAGACCTCTGCGGGGCTGCTGGGCACGGTCGCCCGCACCGCGGTGATAGTCTTCGCGTTCATGGCGGCGCTCACCCAGCTGGGCGTTGCTGCCGATCTCATCAAGATCCTCTTCACCGGCCTCGTCGCCATGCTGGCGCTCGCCGGCGGCCTCTCCTTCGGCCTGGGCGGGAAGGATCATGCCACACAGTGGCTGGACAAGATCCGCAAGGACATCAAGCACTGAGCGCTTCGATCGGTCATGAGAAAGGGGCGGGAGAGATCCCGCCCCTTTTTTGTCCCCTTCATCATAGATGGGATCAGCGGCCTCGACCCCAGCTTCCTCTCCTGCCTCTGCTCCTGCCGCCCCGGTTCGGGTTGCCCCGGTTGCGGGGCGATACCGTCCCCCCCGCGCACTCGGCCCTGGCCGCGGCAGGGGAATGATACGCATGGTCCGTGCTGACCGGAACCGGGCGCTTGAGCAGCCGCTCGATGTCGCTCAGGTAGGCGCGCTCGGCCGCCGCACAGAGCGATATGGCCTTGCCCGACGCCCCGGCGCGCGCCGTCCTGCCGATGCGGTGCACGTAGCTGGCCGGCTCGTTTGGGATGTCGAAGTTGATCACGTGCGATATGCCGTCCACGTCGATCCCGCGTGCCGCGATGTCGGTAGCCACCAGCACCCGGCAGGCGCCGGCGCGGAAATCGGCCAGCGCCGCGGTGCGCGCGGTCTGCGACTTGTTGCCGTGTATCGCGCGCGCCTCGATCGACGACTGGGCAAGCTGCTTCACCAGGCGGTTCGCGCCGTGCTTGGTGCGCGTGAAGACGAGGGCGCGGCCGATCTCGGAGGACCTGAGCAGATCGGTGATAAGCGCCCGCTTGTTCCCCTCGTCCACGAAGTGCACCCGCTCCTCGACCCTCTCGACCGTGGACGCCGGCGGGTCCACGGCCACCTTCACCGGGTCTTTCAGCATCCCCTCCGCCAGCCCCTGTATCTCCGGCGCCATCGTCGCCGAGAACAGCAGCGTCTGGCGCTCCCTAGGGAGCTTCGCGATCACCCTCTTCATGTCCGGCAGAAATCCCATGTCCAGCATCCGGTCCGCCTCGTCGAGCACGAAGACCTCCACGCCGGAGAGGTTCGCGTGCCCCTGGTTCATGAGGTCCAGGAGCCTGCCCGGCGTCGCGACCAGTATGTCCACGCCGCGGGACAGCGCCTTGACCTGCGGCGTCTGCCCCACCCCGCCGAAGACCAGGGCGTGGGTGAGCCCGAGGTGGCGGCCGTAGGTGCGGAAGCTCTCCCCCACCTGTGCGGCCAGCTCGCGCGTGGGCGTGAGCACGAGCGCCCTGGCGCTGCGCGCCGGGGCCCTCCTGCGGTCGGCCGCCAGCCTCTGAAGTATCGGCAGCGCGAAGGCGGCGGTCTTGCCGGTGCCGGTCTGCGCGCACCCTATGAGGTCGCGGCCGGCCAGCAGGTGCGGGATCGCCGCCGCCTGGATCGGCGTGGGGCGCTCGTAGCGCTCCGCCGCCAGGGCCCGCGCGATCGGTGCCGCGAGCCTCAATTTCTCGAACGAATGGTTCTCAATCATCTTCAATCCTTTTACTCTGCGCCGGGCACTGCCCGGGCGCCGTATTCTCCGCGACGGTCGCGTCAGCGCCAAAACGCACGGACGCGCCGATGCCGCAGATGGCCTGCGCAGGGCGCCGGAACGGCTCCTCTTTCACAGGCCGGTTTTTTGCGTGATTCGCAACAGGAGAAGAGACTCGAAGGGGAAAGCTCTCTGCCGACTATTCCAAACCACCTTGCTCGCGTGCCTCTTTAGGGCATGCGGCCCCGGAAAGCAAGCTGTTCCTCAGGCCGCGCCGGGGACATTTCCCTGACACGCCCTTATCGGCGGGGCCCTGTGGAAGTTGCTCGATATTTAAAGATGCTTGTTTTTCATGGCCTATTCCACTAGAGATCGGGCCCATGCCACATGGAAAACAGCCGCAGAAGGACATACCCGAGCTCGGACAGCATCCGGTCGAGACCGTGCCGCAGAGTTTTACCTCGCTGGGCCTCGGCGGCAAGATCTTGGACTCGATAAAACGCGTGGGATTCGAGAACCCCACGCCCATACAGTCCGCGGTGATCCCGCCGGCTCTGGCGGGCCGCGACGTGATCGGGCTCGCGCAGACCGGATCGGGCAAGACCGCCGCCTTCGTGATCCCCATCGCCTCCCGGCTCGAGCACGGCAAGGGGCTGCGCGGCCTCATCGTCTGCCCCACGCGCGAGATCGCGCTGCAGACCAAGGCGTTCCTCGACCTCTTCGGCAGGCCGCACCGACTTTCCACCGTCTGCGTGATCGGCGGCGTGAAGATGGGGCCTCAGATCAAGGAGCTCAAGGACGGGCCGGACATCGTGGTGGCCACGCCCGGCAGGCTCGTGGACCACATGCAGCGCGGGAACGTCCGCCTGAACGCGGTCGAGGAGCTGGTGCTGGACGAGGCGGACCACATGCTGGACCTGGGCTTCCTCCCCCAGCTCAACAGGATACTCGAGAAGATCCCCAAGAGGCGCCACACCATGATGTTCTCCGCCACCATGCCCCCGTCGATAGAGAGGCTGGCCCGCCTGCACCTCGATGACCCGTTGCGCATAGACATACTCCCCGAGGGGCGCGCGGCCGAGGGGATAGAGCACCGCCTCTACATGGTGGACGAGTACGACAAGAAGAGGTGCCTGCTGGCGCTCATACACCAGGAGCTCGGCAGCACCCTGGTCTTCACCCGCCGCAAGATCGACGCGGACTGGCTCTGCCGGGTGCTGGAGAAGGAGGGGCAGCCGGTCACCAACATCCACTCCGACCGCACGCAGAGGGAGCGGACGGACGCGCTCGCCGGCTTCCGCGGGGGCGAGCACCGGATACTCGTCGCGACCGACATCGCCTCGCGCGGGCTGGA belongs to Pseudomonadota bacterium and includes:
- a CDS encoding transposase, which codes for MAYLPRYEIICDDACFHVTWQCHNKDWLIQWEWAKSAYYDLLLKYKDKYGIQFYSYNFMDNHPHLTGHLENKEKFSAFFRVVNSQFARIVNKQLKRRGQVVMDRFKSPMIESDEHMLTVMGYADLNQHRARKVSHPRKNQWSSYQYYAYGKADALISPAPSYLDLGKTPLERQNEYRAIVESIMAHRREINISHTHFIGNPEWVLSKYRELCEKLGRKATDARLIRMTSAPG
- a CDS encoding SIMPL domain-containing protein, which codes for MEKTADRRGAMILAAAIVAAGIAAGGFFAGRGFYMSRMADRVVTVKGLAEQDVRADLAIWTVRFVATSDSLEAAQAKIEKDQGLVLTFLREKGLAEEDMAVGRTEVIDLLAQQYRGEGASQSRYIVKGAVGVRSGKVDLLDATSRATGELVRRGVVLEQEYAEGGTGPKYIFTRLNDVKPAMIVEATANARRAAEQFAKDSKSGLGKIKRAYQGMFMILPRDGNESVSESRYIDKKVRVVSTIDYYLVR
- a CDS encoding DEAD/DEAH box helicase; protein product: MIENHSFEKLRLAAPIARALAAERYERPTPIQAAAIPHLLAGRDLIGCAQTGTGKTAAFALPILQRLAADRRRAPARSARALVLTPTRELAAQVGESFRTYGRHLGLTHALVFGGVGQTPQVKALSRGVDILVATPGRLLDLMNQGHANLSGVEVFVLDEADRMLDMGFLPDMKRVIAKLPRERQTLLFSATMAPEIQGLAEGMLKDPVKVAVDPPASTVERVEERVHFVDEGNKRALITDLLRSSEIGRALVFTRTKHGANRLVKQLAQSSIEARAIHGNKSQTARTAALADFRAGACRVLVATDIAARGIDVDGISHVINFDIPNEPASYVHRIGRTARAGASGKAISLCAAAERAYLSDIERLLKRPVPVSTDHAYHSPAAARAECAGGTVSPRNRGNPNRGGRSRGRRGSWGRGR
- a CDS encoding DEAD/DEAH box helicase; this encodes MPHGKQPQKDIPELGQHPVETVPQSFTSLGLGGKILDSIKRVGFENPTPIQSAVIPPALAGRDVIGLAQTGSGKTAAFVIPIASRLEHGKGLRGLIVCPTREIALQTKAFLDLFGRPHRLSTVCVIGGVKMGPQIKELKDGPDIVVATPGRLVDHMQRGNVRLNAVEELVLDEADHMLDLGFLPQLNRILEKIPKRRHTMMFSATMPPSIERLARLHLDDPLRIDILPEGRAAEGIEHRLYMVDEYDKKRCLLALIHQELGSTLVFTRRKIDADWLCRVLEKEGQPVTNIHSDRTQRERTDALAGFRGGEHRILVATDIASRGLDIPGIEHIVNFDIPQTVEEYIHRAGRTARMDAKGLVSTIATWLDKEMVAKIEETIRQPLPRCTVAGVAPYLEVKARYLSRRARRR